The Plasmodium yoelii strain 17X genome assembly, chromosome: 1 genome contains a region encoding:
- a CDS encoding ubiquitin-conjugating enzyme E2 PEX4, putative: protein MAKNRLLIESREAKKQNDPDIFLSHSDYNLYEWEAIIKGPKDSPYEGGKWKLSIKCKSTYPIDPPMITFITKVFHPNVNFTTGALCMDILKTNWSPAWTIQSLCRAILFLLNEPNAESPLNCDAGNLIRFGDIKGFNSMAKMYTKEYAM, encoded by the exons atggcGAAAAATCGACTTTTAATTGAGTCTCGGGAAGCTAAAAAGCAAAATGACCCTGACATTTTTTTGTCACATAG TGATTACAATTTATACGAATGGGAAGCAATAATAAAGGGCCCAAAGGACTCACCATATGag gGAGGAAAATGGAAACTAAGTATAAAATGCAAAAGTACATACCCAATTGACCCACCTATGATAACATTTATAACGAAAGTATTTCATCCTAATGTAAATTTTACAACAG GAGCATTATGTATGGATATACTAAAAACAAATTGGAGTCCAGCTTGGACAATTCAATCTTTATGTCGCGCTATTTTGTTTCTTTTAAATGAGCCTAATGCCGAAAGCCCATTAAATTGTGATGCAG GCAATTTAATACGGTTTGGGGATATAAAAGGTTTTAATTCCATGGCAAAAATGTATACTAAGGAATATGCGATGTGA
- a CDS encoding polypyrimidine tract-binding protein, putative, with amino-acid sequence MNKRMLPNGENDNDNKSGIKQYMTSPEDQLENANLENENLKNGNNSYNLNNPENETKEENSIEANNSGIPNNMNCDKNDNSNNHNNYTGLLNIESGSNANANLGQNNDQNSGQNNDQNSGQNNGQNNGQTNDQNNDQNNDQNNGEHHVNSLIGKHGIDDNQNKCSYYTNEGKKRKGSRYTMPFLKKEKNNVNNVLILKNIPSDISEEDIKSLIRPFINGKIPEIIFNDEGVIIKLYDDDLQENIFNYFKEHPTQIKGSFFEIKLTKINEDISTKGILEDHKNGDVNVNASSGNASSGITSSGIASSGNASGGIGNNSFYDMRGANESLDRENLKDKINDNDKKNNKYNKNECSKVILVSVVNMQYPVDIELIYYLFSKCGIVEKIITISKKTSIFQALVQLESIEVAKEAIKTLHNRNIYDGCNTLQIQYSFLKELIIKNNNSQAWDYTISNPQKNKNNFSFQMSHGVLPTPPRNIKETELYKLLGRKFKIVDFETKNASKTPVLICYNIPKEYSDVNKLFNLFSIYGYVSRIKILREKPDSALIQYSNYLFSSMAQECLQHAKICQNILELHFSKIYDIKISYQDKSRDSYKAKFFSNHDQRYGISDQLKYVKGACRPTKTLFISNVSEEVTEECIIALFNKYDEINKFKSQPIKEGKKNFTATIEMSSEDTATKALMDLHNFQLKDRCMKVSFTKTKLP; translated from the exons ATGAATAAGAGAATGTTGCCAAATGGCGAAAacgataatgataataaatcgGGAATTAAGCAATATATGACGAGTCCCGAAGATCAATTAGAAAATGCGAATttggaaaatgaaaatttgaaaaatggaaataatagttataatttaaataatccagaaaatgaaacaaaaGAAGAAAACTCTATTGAAGCAAACAACTCTGGTATTCCTAATAACATGAATTGTGATAAAAACgataattcaaataatcataataattatacagGTCTTCTTAACATTGAATCGGGTAGTAATGCCAATGCAAATTTGGGCCAAAATAATGACCAAAATAGTGGCCAAAATAATGACCAAAATAGTGGCCAAAATAATGGCCAAAATAATGGCCAAACTAATGACCAAAATAATGACCAAAATAATGACCAAAATAATGGGGAACATCATGTAAATAGTTTAATTGGAAAACATGGAATTGAtgataatcaaaataaatgttCATATTATACAAATGAAGGAAAGAAAAGGAAAGGTAGTAGATATACTATgccatttttaaaaaaagaaaaaaataatgttaacAATGTacttattttaaaaaatattccttCTGATATTAGTGAAGAAGATATCAAATCTCTTATAAGACCATTTATAAATGGTAAAATTCCggaaataatatttaatgatGAAggtgtaataataaaattatatgatgatGATTTacaagaaaatatttttaactatttCAAAGAGCATCCAACTCAAATAAAAGGGTCgttttttgaaataaaattaacaaaaattaatgaGGATATATCAACTAAAGGAATTTTAGAAGATCATAAAAATGGTGATGTGAATGTGAATGCAAGTAGTGGAAATGCAAGTAGTGGCATTACAAGTAGTGGCATTGCAAGTAGTGGAAATGCAAGTGGTGGCATTGGCAATAACAGTTTTTACGATATGCGTGGAGCAAATGAATCTTTGGATAgagaaaatttaaaagataaaataaatgataatgataagaaaaataataaatataataaaaatgaatgttCAAAAGTAATTTTAGTATCTGTTGTAAATATGCAATATCCTGTTGAtatagaattaatatattatttatttagtaaatgTGGAATAgttgaaaaaattattactatatcaaaaaaaacatcGATATTTCAAGCTTTAGTACAACTTGAATCAATTGAAGTAGCTAAAGAAGCAATAAAAACTTTGCataatagaaatatatatgatggaTGTAACACTTTGCAAATtcaatattcatttttaaaagaacttataattaaaaataataattcacaAGCATGGGATTATACTATATCAAATcctcaaaaaaataaaaataatttttcttttcaaATGTCTCATGGTGTTTTACCAACTCCACCAA GAAATATTAAAGAAACTGAATTGTATAAATTGTTAGgaagaaaatttaaaattgtCGATTTTGAAACAAAAAATGCATCAAAAACGCCTGTCCTaatttgttataatattCCAAAAGAATATAGTGACGTAAATAAA CTATTTAACTTATTTAGTATATATGGATATGTATCACGAATTAAAATATTGCGTGAAAAACCAGATTCAGCTCTTATTCaatattcaaattatttattttcttcaatgGCTCAAGAGTGTTTACAACATGCAAAGATTTGCCAAAACATTTTGGAATTacatttttctaaaatatatgatataaaaatttcTTATCAGGACAAAAGCAGAGATTCTTATAAAGCTAAATTTTTTAGTAATCATGATCAGCGATATGGG ATATCTGACCAATTGAAATATGTTAAGGGAGCATGCAGGCCAACAAaaactttatttatatcgAATGTCAGTGAAGAAGTAACAGAAGAATGTATAATAGCTTTGTTCAATAAATACGATGAAATCAACAAGTTTAAATCTCAGCCTATAAAAGagggaaaaaaaaactttaCGGCAACTATTGAAATGAGTTCAGAGGATACG GCAACAAAAGCTTTAATGGATCTTCACAATTTCCAACTGAAAGATCGATGTATGAAAGTTTCATTTACAAAAACTAAATTGCCAtga
- a CDS encoding RNA-binding protein, putative, with product MSLNFSIANVVYVKNLSANVSEEDIREKFKGCDEIISVVFKKFPGKDQKYCQVEFKTSKGITKASRLNGELLLNIPMYVTVIEPILQSQSFSETSNINEYDKNINNNDYNNSQYQNLQNFLGENQIISDQKKKLVDFQNELNEKNKKFDVFSKIIYMENIPEKYTENDVVEFFKNVGKTTNYKFLYNEQINKHTVYVEFINEENAKAALNLNGTKIEDKEVIIKDAYSILNQNDSTLKTQLSIYNNLNKTINNDKNIINKKNTVNEKVEKVLALKEKLTLKLCAMYNPNVLLMNNLMQSNQLLLANPLNNISSNNNIKKEKEKNDKNESDLTISQKEFKSDDKKNDDKKTDVDMSDDEKKKYIKKKQKKNTKYSTNSHSSHTTEESYEKKSDQISSKSQSSKSRSSGSSRSRSSRSRSRSSRSRSSRSSSGRSRVRRKSIDKRHSSRKRDKIKKRSPSSSSNYSKSDPPSSYDSGKHTDRYKYQNQRHKKKRRKNSKGNYDSSDTCSHSSHSSKRKQRKSNSDKPWWIKESEKMEMRKRMKEKYRREMLYRHKHKEKSRYRHRDRDRDRDRDRDRDRDRDRDRDRDRDRDRDRDRDRDRR from the exons ATGAGTTTAAATTTTAGCATAGCTAATGTGGTATATGTAAAAAACCTTTCTGCTAATGTATCAGAAGAAGATATAAGGGAAAAGTTCAAAGGATGTGATGAAATAATTAGTGTTGTATTTAAAAA attCCCTGGAAAAGATCAAAAATATTGTCAAGTCGAATTTAAAACTTCCAAAGGAATAACAAAAGCTTCAAGACTAAATGGGGAACTTTTGTTAAATATCCCAATGTATGTTACTGTAATTGAACCAATTTTGCAATCACAATCTTTTAGTGAAACATcaaatattaatgaatatgataaaaatataaataacaatgaTTACAATAATTCCCAATATCAG AACTTGCAAAATTTTCTTGGGGAAAATCAAATTATTTCAGACCAAAAGAAAAAACTTGTTGATTTTCAAAATGagttaaatgaaaaaaataaaaaatttgacGTATTTTCGAAAATTATCTATATGGAAAATATCCCCGAAAAG TATACTGAAAATGATGTAGtggaattttttaaaaatgttggAAAAACTACAAATTACAAGTTTCTATATaatgaacaaataaataagcaTACAGTATATGttgaatttataaatgaagaaaatgcaAAAGCAgctttaaatttaaatggaACGAAAATAGAAGATAAAGAGGTAATAATTAAAGATGCATATAGTATTCTGAATCAAAATGATAGCACATTAAAAACACAATTATCTATTTataacaatttaaataaaacaattaataatgacaaaaatataataaataaaaaaaatactgtAAATGAAAAAGTAGAAAAAGTTTTAgctttaaaagaaaaattaacaCTTAAATTATGTGCTATGTATAACcctaatgtattattaatgAACAATCTTATGCAATCTAATCAATTGCTATTAGCTAACCCactaaataatatttcaagcaataataatataaagaaagaaaaagaaaaaaacgaTAAAAATGAATCTGATTTAACAATTAGTCAAAAGGAATTCAAAtctgatgataaaaaaaatgatgataaaaaaactGATGTAGATATGAGTGatgacgaaaaaaaaaaatatataaaaaaaaaacaaaaaaaaaatactaaataTAGTACCAATTCTCATTCTTCACACACAACTGAGGAATCATACGAAAAAAAATCTGACCAAATTTCATCCAAAAGCCAAAGTAGCAAAAGCAGAAGCAGTGGAAGTAGCAGAAGTAGAAGCAGTAGAAGCAGAAGCAGAAGCAGTAGAAGTAGAAGCAGTAGAAGTAGTAGTGGTAGGTCGAGGGTAAGGAGGAAAAGCATCGATAAAAGGCATAGTAGCAGAAAAAgagacaaaataaaaaaacgaaGCCCAAGTTCAAGTTCGAATTATAGCAAAAGTGATCCACCAAGTTCTTATGATTCTGGAAAACATACTGatagatataaatatcaaaatcaaagacacaaaaaaaaacgaagaaAAAATTCAAAAGGAAATTATGATAGTTCTGATACTTGTAGCCATTCTTCACATTCTTCAAAAAGAAAACAAAGAAAATCAAATAGTGACAAACCATGGTGGATAAAAGAGTcagaaaaaatggaaatgcGAAAAAGaatgaaagaaaaatatCGACGAGAAATGTTATATAGGCACAAACATAAAGAAAAATCAAGATACCGACATAGAGATAGGGATAGAGATAGGGATAGAGATAGGGATAGAGATAGGGATAGAGATAGGGATAGAGATAGAGATAGAGATAGGGATAGGGATAGAGATAGAGATAGAGATAGGAGATAG